The following coding sequences are from one Natrarchaeobaculum sulfurireducens window:
- the pdxS gene encoding pyridoxal 5'-phosphate synthase lyase subunit PdxS, which yields MPEDTDLEELRRGTDLVKRGFARMQKGGVIMDVVDKEQARIAEDAGAVAVMALEAVPADIRKRGGVARMADPADVEEIVNEVSIPVMGKSRIGHTKEAQILEAIGVDMIDESEVLTPADDAYHIDKRDFTAPFVCGARNLGEALRRIEEGAAMIRTKGEAGTGDVNQAVHHQRTIKGEIRRLEGMKHEEREAYAREIEAPAELVHETAEMGRLPVVNFAAGGIATPADAALMMHHECDGIFVGSGIFGAENPVEMGEAIVEATNNWDDPERLAEISKNLGKGMKGDANVDLPEEEKLQGRGV from the coding sequence ATGCCTGAAGACACGGATCTCGAGGAGCTACGACGCGGAACCGATCTCGTCAAGCGAGGGTTCGCCCGGATGCAGAAAGGCGGCGTCATCATGGACGTCGTCGACAAGGAGCAAGCCCGCATCGCCGAGGACGCCGGTGCAGTCGCCGTCATGGCGCTCGAGGCCGTGCCAGCGGACATCCGCAAACGCGGCGGCGTCGCCCGGATGGCCGACCCGGCCGACGTCGAAGAGATCGTCAACGAGGTCTCGATCCCGGTGATGGGTAAGTCCCGCATCGGCCACACGAAAGAGGCCCAGATCCTCGAGGCGATCGGCGTCGACATGATCGACGAGAGCGAGGTCCTGACGCCCGCCGACGACGCCTACCACATCGACAAGCGCGACTTTACGGCGCCGTTCGTCTGCGGCGCGCGCAACCTCGGCGAGGCCCTGCGACGGATCGAAGAAGGTGCGGCCATGATCCGCACCAAAGGTGAAGCGGGAACGGGTGACGTCAACCAGGCCGTCCACCACCAGCGAACGATCAAAGGCGAGATCCGCCGCCTCGAGGGAATGAAACACGAAGAGCGCGAGGCGTACGCACGGGAGATCGAAGCACCGGCCGAACTGGTCCACGAGACCGCCGAGATGGGCCGACTTCCCGTCGTCAACTTCGCCGCCGGTGGCATCGCGACGCCCGCCGACGCCGCGCTCATGATGCACCACGAGTGTGACGGGATCTTCGTCGGCAGCGGCATCTTCGGCGCGGAAAACCCCGTCGAGATGGGCGAGGCGATCGTCGAGGCGACGAACAACTGGGACGATCCCGAACGACTCGCCGAGATCTCGAAGAACCTGGGCAAAGGCATGAAAGGCGACGCGAACGTCGACTTGCCTGAAGAGGAAAAACTCCAGGGACGCGGCGTCTGA
- a CDS encoding radical SAM protein, which translates to MSSHSTSDGHPGPPRGRRYDRTPLVITWEVTQACALACDHCRADATPDRDPNELTTGEGIDLFEQVADFGDRPPMLVLSGGDPLERPDLFELLEGARDTGLVPSVTPATTPSLDRETLAALADAGVGRVAVSLDGATAERHDAFRGETGTFDTALEAASAASELGLSIQVNTTVTARTAADLPEIADLVEELGAVMWEVFFLIPVGRGAELEQLSPPEAANVAAWLAERSREAPYRIITVEAPFFRRVSNERRRARGEEPATVGTTGAGNGFVFVSATGEVYPSGFMPTSAGNVREESLVSIYRDSPLIQRLRDRTAFDGPCGACPAAETCGGSRSRAFAATGEPTGSDPLCPWVATDHGFDADEIDPDWVGRLA; encoded by the coding sequence ATGTCTAGCCATTCGACGAGCGACGGTCACCCGGGGCCACCTCGAGGGCGCCGGTACGACCGGACGCCGCTCGTGATCACCTGGGAGGTAACCCAGGCCTGTGCTCTGGCGTGTGACCACTGTCGCGCCGACGCGACGCCGGATCGGGACCCGAACGAACTCACGACCGGGGAAGGCATCGACCTCTTCGAGCAGGTCGCCGACTTCGGCGATCGGCCACCGATGCTCGTCCTCTCCGGAGGCGATCCCCTCGAGCGTCCCGACCTGTTCGAGTTGCTCGAAGGAGCGAGAGACACCGGGCTCGTCCCCTCGGTGACGCCAGCGACGACGCCGTCGCTCGACCGGGAAACGCTCGCAGCCCTCGCTGACGCCGGCGTCGGCCGCGTGGCAGTGAGTCTCGACGGAGCGACCGCAGAGCGCCACGACGCCTTCCGCGGCGAAACAGGTACGTTCGACACCGCACTCGAGGCCGCCAGCGCGGCCAGCGAGCTGGGGCTGTCGATCCAGGTCAACACGACCGTGACCGCGCGAACGGCCGCCGATCTCCCCGAAATCGCCGACCTGGTCGAGGAACTCGGCGCGGTCATGTGGGAGGTGTTCTTTCTGATCCCGGTTGGCCGCGGGGCCGAACTCGAGCAGCTCTCGCCACCGGAGGCCGCGAACGTCGCGGCGTGGCTGGCCGAGCGCTCGCGAGAGGCGCCGTACCGGATCATCACCGTCGAGGCGCCGTTTTTCCGGCGCGTCTCGAACGAACGCCGCCGGGCGCGCGGTGAGGAGCCCGCGACCGTCGGGACGACCGGCGCGGGCAACGGCTTCGTCTTCGTCAGTGCCACCGGCGAGGTCTACCCCTCGGGGTTCATGCCGACGAGCGCCGGCAACGTCCGCGAGGAGTCGCTCGTCTCGATCTACCGCGACTCGCCGCTCATACAACGACTGCGCGACCGGACGGCGTTCGACGGCCCGTGTGGGGCCTGTCCAGCCGCAGAAACCTGCGGCGGGTCACGCTCGAGGGCGTTCGCGGCGACCGGCGAGCCGACGGGGAGCGATCCGCTCTGTCCGTGGGTGGCGACCGACCACGGGTTCGACGCCGACGAGATCGATCCGGACTGGGTGGGCCGGCTGGCGTGA
- a CDS encoding homoserine kinase — protein sequence MLTVRAPATSANLGSGFDVFGVALGTPADVVRVERAPETEISVTGVGSQYIPEDPAKNTVGAVAEALDAPARICIDKGVRPSSGLGSSAASAAGAAVALNELYDRGLSREELVPIAAEGEALVSGEAHADNVAPSLLGGFTIVADGVVTQVDASIPVVACLPETTVSTRDARQVVPDRASLSDVVDTVGNAATLAVGMTRNDPELVGRGMEDAIVTPERTALIDGYDRVREAALEAGATGVTVSGAGPGILAVCYPSSQRAVAGAMIDAFDAVGIESRAYQTTVGEGATCYHSQP from the coding sequence ATGCTTACCGTTCGGGCCCCGGCGACGAGCGCGAACCTCGGGAGCGGCTTCGACGTCTTCGGTGTCGCTCTCGGGACGCCGGCCGACGTCGTCCGGGTCGAACGCGCCCCGGAGACGGAAATTTCGGTCACGGGGGTCGGCAGCCAGTACATCCCCGAAGACCCAGCCAAGAACACCGTCGGTGCGGTCGCGGAGGCGTTAGACGCCCCCGCCCGAATCTGCATCGACAAGGGTGTCCGGCCTTCCTCGGGACTTGGCTCGTCGGCCGCCAGCGCAGCCGGGGCTGCTGTTGCGCTCAACGAACTGTACGACCGCGGACTCTCCCGCGAAGAACTCGTGCCGATCGCCGCCGAAGGCGAGGCGCTCGTCTCTGGCGAAGCCCACGCTGACAACGTCGCCCCGTCACTTCTGGGTGGGTTCACGATCGTCGCCGACGGCGTCGTTACCCAGGTCGACGCCTCGATCCCCGTCGTGGCCTGTCTCCCCGAGACGACCGTCTCGACGCGAGACGCACGCCAGGTCGTCCCCGACCGCGCCTCACTCTCGGACGTCGTCGACACCGTCGGCAACGCCGCGACGCTCGCCGTCGGGATGACCCGTAACGATCCGGAACTCGTCGGCCGCGGGATGGAAGACGCCATCGTCACGCCCGAGCGAACCGCCCTCATCGACGGCTACGACCGCGTCCGCGAGGCCGCCCTCGAGGCCGGTGCCACCGGCGTCACCGTCAGCGGTGCCGGTCCGGGCATCCTCGCGGTCTGTTATCCCTCGAGCCAGCGCGCCGTCGCCGGCGCGATGATCGACGCCTTCGACGCCGTCGGTATCGAGAGTCGGGCCTACCAGACGACCGTCGGGGAGGGAGCGACGTGTTATCACTCCCAGCCGTAG
- a CDS encoding methyl-accepting chemotaxis protein codes for MDIARRLVPAAIRRRYAVKFGIALLILGLSVGLIGFVATAELTSGVEDRVENDQTAFASQEAQGLQMWTEQNERTISVMAHSDAVASDDPAVVEDRLLEWEEHLADDTFTISYVDLEGETVLSSTDAALRDGTLGDLDGVDEAAYDEATADVPWTSSPYVTEGELGEEAAVITYVQTVPDAEDRAIVYTAELEAHDLEAAGDVTTVVVDGDDEIVLDNAGYLDEYETLGLEYDDTPIVAAARTEGATTQQLSAGTASVLDTYEFPSEEYVVSAARVYGTDWVVLTHEPESQAFGFVHTVNEWGHYATAAGVVLIGLIGAVLGRNTAVSIDRLTHKAGEMEEGNLEVDLETNRIDNIGRLYDGFDSMRVALRQQIEEAEAAREEAERERERIAEINDQLERTADEYSDVMEAAADGDLTARMDADGENEAMDAIAAEFNAMLEEIERTVAELNSFATDVATASEQVTASSEEVQSASEQVTESIQEISDGAEHQNQSLQSVNQEMSGLSTTTEEIAASSNEVADIASRTVDTGKEGQEAAQEAIKAMERVGSEAEDAVAEMRRLESEVQQIDELIATISEIARQTNMLALNANIEASRSASGDDEEGFAVVAQEVKALSEDVANAADEAEHRLEAIRERTEQSTGEVEGTSADIDDAGDRVQEAVEALEEITDLAHKTNVGVQEISAATEEQAASTQEVVAMVDDASTVSEETTSEAENVAAAAEEQTSALTQVTKAASDLSSQSTQLSDGLDRFETDVDGTSVRESVEVSTDLESVSTDLEADEPADPTDPLEMGEPADPAESPSEGGITFESGDSGSEDGPSDSLGTDPLATEPSAADYDAAESTWAAEVANEGSAAETDESVDPLAPDPVDPLVEEAADSDDAGAAADPLAEPTAVDDGTDEFVDPLEGADDLEGDESAPADDEQVKDNEQVKDNEQVEDDETAGTSFTFGEDSVDE; via the coding sequence ATGGACATCGCCCGACGACTGGTACCGGCAGCGATCAGACGCAGGTACGCGGTCAAGTTCGGAATCGCGCTCTTGATACTCGGTCTGTCGGTCGGTTTGATCGGCTTCGTCGCGACGGCCGAACTCACGAGTGGGGTCGAAGATCGTGTCGAGAACGACCAGACGGCGTTCGCCAGCCAGGAAGCACAGGGACTGCAGATGTGGACCGAACAGAACGAACGGACCATCAGCGTCATGGCCCACTCTGATGCCGTCGCGAGCGACGACCCAGCGGTCGTTGAGGATCGACTGCTCGAGTGGGAAGAGCACCTTGCCGACGATACGTTCACGATCAGTTACGTCGATCTCGAGGGCGAAACGGTGCTCTCGAGTACCGACGCCGCCCTCCGCGACGGAACGCTCGGCGATCTCGACGGTGTCGACGAAGCGGCGTACGACGAGGCGACAGCGGACGTTCCCTGGACATCGTCTCCGTACGTCACAGAGGGTGAACTCGGCGAAGAGGCCGCCGTGATCACTTACGTCCAGACCGTTCCCGACGCCGAAGACCGAGCGATCGTTTACACGGCCGAACTCGAGGCACACGACCTCGAGGCGGCCGGGGACGTGACGACGGTCGTCGTCGACGGCGACGACGAGATCGTCCTCGACAACGCCGGCTACCTCGACGAGTACGAGACGCTCGGCCTCGAGTACGACGACACGCCGATCGTCGCTGCCGCCCGAACCGAGGGAGCAACGACCCAACAACTGTCGGCCGGAACCGCGAGCGTCCTCGATACCTACGAGTTCCCCTCGGAGGAGTACGTCGTGAGCGCTGCGCGCGTCTACGGCACCGACTGGGTCGTGCTGACACACGAACCCGAGAGCCAGGCGTTCGGGTTCGTCCACACCGTCAACGAGTGGGGGCACTACGCCACGGCCGCCGGGGTCGTCCTGATCGGCCTCATCGGGGCCGTCCTCGGGCGCAACACGGCAGTCTCGATCGACCGACTCACCCACAAAGCCGGCGAAATGGAGGAGGGGAATCTCGAGGTCGACCTCGAGACCAACCGGATCGACAACATCGGGCGACTGTACGACGGCTTCGACTCGATGCGCGTTGCCCTCCGCCAACAGATCGAAGAAGCAGAAGCCGCCCGTGAGGAGGCCGAACGCGAACGCGAGCGTATCGCGGAGATCAACGACCAGCTCGAACGGACGGCCGACGAGTACAGCGACGTGATGGAGGCCGCTGCCGACGGTGACCTGACCGCCCGGATGGACGCCGACGGCGAGAACGAGGCGATGGACGCGATCGCCGCCGAGTTCAACGCCATGCTCGAGGAGATCGAACGGACGGTCGCGGAGCTGAACTCGTTCGCGACCGACGTCGCGACCGCCTCGGAGCAGGTGACCGCCTCGAGCGAGGAGGTCCAGTCGGCCTCCGAACAGGTGACCGAGTCGATTCAGGAGATTTCCGACGGCGCGGAACATCAGAACCAGTCGCTGCAGTCGGTCAACCAGGAGATGAGCGGCCTCTCGACGACCACCGAAGAGATCGCGGCCTCCTCGAACGAGGTCGCAGATATCGCTTCACGGACGGTCGACACCGGAAAGGAAGGCCAGGAGGCCGCCCAGGAGGCGATTAAAGCGATGGAGCGGGTCGGGAGCGAAGCCGAAGACGCGGTCGCCGAGATGCGCCGTCTCGAATCGGAAGTCCAGCAGATCGACGAACTGATCGCGACGATCTCCGAGATCGCCCGCCAGACGAATATGCTCGCACTGAACGCCAACATCGAGGCCTCCCGATCGGCCAGCGGTGACGACGAGGAAGGGTTTGCGGTCGTCGCCCAGGAGGTCAAAGCGCTCTCCGAGGACGTCGCGAACGCGGCCGACGAGGCCGAACACCGTCTCGAGGCGATCCGTGAACGGACCGAACAGTCGACCGGCGAGGTCGAGGGTACGAGCGCGGACATCGACGACGCGGGCGATCGAGTCCAGGAGGCCGTCGAGGCGCTCGAGGAGATCACCGACCTCGCACACAAGACGAACGTCGGCGTCCAGGAGATCTCGGCTGCGACGGAAGAACAGGCGGCCTCAACCCAGGAGGTCGTCGCGATGGTCGACGATGCGTCGACGGTCTCCGAAGAGACCACTTCGGAAGCCGAGAACGTCGCCGCAGCAGCCGAAGAACAGACGAGCGCGCTGACGCAAGTCACCAAGGCGGCGTCGGATCTCTCGTCGCAATCGACCCAGCTTTCCGACGGCCTCGATCGGTTCGAGACTGACGTGGATGGAACATCGGTGCGGGAGTCGGTCGAAGTCTCGACCGACCTCGAGTCCGTGTCGACCGACCTCGAGGCAGACGAGCCCGCCGATCCAACCGACCCGCTCGAGATGGGCGAGCCCGCCGACCCAGCCGAGTCGCCGTCCGAAGGCGGAATCACGTTCGAGTCCGGCGACTCCGGGTCGGAAGACGGGCCGAGTGACTCACTCGGGACGGACCCACTCGCGACCGAGCCGTCCGCGGCCGATTATGACGCAGCCGAATCGACGTGGGCAGCGGAGGTGGCCAATGAGGGGTCGGCGGCCGAAACCGACGAGTCAGTCGATCCGCTGGCGCCCGATCCCGTCGACCCGCTCGTAGAGGAGGCGGCTGATTCGGACGACGCTGGGGCCGCCGCGGACCCGCTCGCCGAGCCGACAGCCGTCGACGACGGGACCGACGAGTTTGTCGATCCGCTCGAGGGAGCCGACGACCTCGAAGGCGACGAGAGTGCGCCTGCCGACGACGAACAGGTCAAAGACAACGAACAGGTCAAAGACAACGAACAGGTCGAGGACGACGAGACCGCTGGGACCAGCTTTACGTTCGGCGAGGACTCGGTCGACGAGTAA